One window of Bacillus sp. THAF10 genomic DNA carries:
- the secA gene encoding preprotein translocase subunit SecA, with amino-acid sequence MLGLLNKVFDMNKRQLKRLDKMADQIDSLSGDVAKLSDEQLREKTAEFKGRYEKGESLDDLLVEVFAVVREASKRVLGLYPYKVQLMGGVALHEGNISEMKTGEGKTLTATMPVYLNAITGKGVHVVTVNEYLASRDATEMGQLYEFLGLTVGLNLNGLSRDEKIEAYKADITYGTNNEFGFDYLRDNMVLYKEQMVQRPLHYAIIDEVDSILIDEARTPLIISGSAQKSAKLYLQANAFARTLGQDVDYTYDVKTKGVQLTEDGITKAEKAFGIENLYDISNVSINHHINQALKAHVTMQNDVDYVVQEGEVVIVDQFTGRLMKGRRYSDGLHQAIEAKEGLDIQNESMTLATITFQNYFRMYEKLSGMTGTAKTEEEEFRNIYNMSVVAIPTNQEIIRDDRADLIFKTIEGKFNAVADDIAERNKNGQPVLVGTVAIETSEVISKLLTKRGIKHNVLNAKNHAREADIILDAGQKGAVTIATNMAGRGTDIKLGEGVKEVGGLAVVGTERHESRRIDNQLRGRSGRQGDPGVTQFYLSMEDELMRRFGSDNMKTMMERLGMDDTQPIQSKMVSRAVESAQKRVEGNNFDARKQLLQYDDVLRQQREVIYKQRFEVLDSENLREVVERMLVSAIERQVGLYTPKDEVPEDWNLQGIIDYVDANLLEEGDVTLNNIRGKEPEEISEIIIEKVKMRYSEKELELSPEQMREFEKVVVLRAVDSKWMDHIDAMDQLRQGIHLRAYGQIDPLREYQFEGFAMFEAMIAAIEEDVAKYVMKAQIRNNLKREEVAKGQAVQPKEGGGEPPKKKPMKKAMDVGRNDACICGSGKKYKNCCGK; translated from the coding sequence ATGCTTGGTTTACTGAATAAAGTATTTGATATGAATAAGCGTCAATTAAAGCGTTTGGATAAGATGGCAGATCAGATTGATTCCCTTAGTGGTGATGTAGCAAAATTAAGCGATGAGCAGCTACGTGAAAAAACGGCTGAATTTAAAGGTCGCTATGAAAAAGGGGAAAGTCTTGATGATTTGCTTGTGGAGGTTTTTGCGGTAGTCCGTGAAGCGTCTAAGCGTGTGTTGGGGCTTTATCCTTATAAAGTTCAGTTAATGGGGGGCGTTGCCTTACATGAAGGGAACATCTCCGAAATGAAAACTGGGGAAGGTAAAACGCTAACGGCGACCATGCCTGTTTACTTAAATGCAATCACTGGAAAAGGCGTCCATGTTGTTACGGTCAACGAATACTTGGCAAGCCGTGATGCGACGGAAATGGGACAGCTTTATGAATTCCTTGGTTTAACAGTTGGTCTTAACCTAAATGGTCTTTCCCGTGATGAAAAAATTGAAGCCTACAAGGCAGACATAACTTATGGAACAAATAACGAATTTGGCTTTGACTATCTTCGTGACAATATGGTGCTGTACAAGGAACAAATGGTACAACGCCCGCTTCACTATGCCATCATAGATGAGGTGGACTCCATTTTGATTGATGAAGCACGTACGCCATTGATTATTTCAGGTAGTGCTCAAAAATCAGCCAAGCTCTATCTGCAGGCAAATGCGTTTGCTCGCACGCTCGGGCAGGATGTGGACTACACGTATGATGTAAAAACAAAGGGAGTACAGCTAACAGAGGACGGTATTACGAAGGCGGAAAAAGCATTTGGTATTGAAAACCTTTATGATATTTCGAATGTTTCCATCAACCATCATATCAATCAAGCATTAAAAGCGCATGTCACGATGCAAAACGATGTGGATTATGTTGTTCAGGAAGGCGAGGTTGTCATTGTTGACCAGTTTACCGGTCGTTTAATGAAGGGACGTCGTTATTCTGATGGTCTGCACCAAGCAATTGAAGCTAAAGAAGGCTTAGATATCCAGAACGAAAGCATGACTCTTGCAACGATCACGTTCCAAAACTACTTCCGTATGTACGAAAAGCTTTCAGGGATGACTGGTACAGCGAAAACAGAGGAAGAAGAGTTCCGTAATATTTACAATATGAGCGTTGTTGCCATTCCTACAAATCAGGAAATCATTCGTGATGACCGTGCAGACCTTATCTTCAAAACAATTGAAGGTAAATTTAATGCCGTTGCCGATGATATTGCTGAGCGTAACAAAAATGGTCAGCCAGTACTAGTTGGTACCGTAGCGATTGAAACGTCGGAAGTGATTTCAAAATTACTTACGAAACGCGGCATTAAGCATAATGTTCTAAACGCAAAAAACCACGCACGTGAAGCGGATATTATTTTAGATGCAGGGCAAAAAGGTGCGGTCACCATCGCGACCAACATGGCCGGACGTGGTACCGATATTAAGCTTGGCGAAGGTGTGAAGGAAGTAGGCGGTCTTGCAGTTGTAGGTACTGAGCGTCATGAGTCCCGCCGTATTGATAATCAGCTTCGTGGTCGTTCTGGTCGTCAGGGAGACCCTGGTGTTACGCAATTCTACCTTTCAATGGAAGATGAGCTGATGCGTCGCTTTGGCTCTGACAACATGAAAACGATGATGGAACGTTTAGGGATGGATGATACCCAGCCTATCCAGAGTAAGATGGTGTCTCGTGCGGTAGAATCTGCTCAAAAACGTGTGGAAGGAAATAACTTTGATGCACGTAAGCAGCTTCTGCAATACGACGATGTTCTGCGTCAACAACGTGAAGTAATTTACAAGCAGCGTTTTGAAGTACTCGATTCTGAAAACCTTCGTGAAGTGGTGGAAAGAATGCTTGTTTCTGCTATTGAGCGTCAAGTGGGTCTTTACACGCCGAAAGATGAGGTGCCAGAGGATTGGAACCTGCAAGGAATCATCGATTATGTGGATGCAAACCTTCTTGAAGAGGGCGATGTTACACTAAACAATATTCGTGGTAAAGAGCCAGAGGAAATTTCAGAAATTATTATTGAAAAAGTTAAGATGCGCTACAGTGAAAAAGAGCTTGAGCTTTCTCCTGAGCAAATGCGCGAATTTGAGAAAGTTGTTGTCTTGCGTGCAGTGGATAGCAAGTGGATGGATCATATCGATGCGATGGATCAGCTTCGTCAAGGTATTCACCTGCGTGCATACGGACAAATCGACCCGCTCCGTGAATATCAATTTGAAGGCTTTGCAATGTTTGAAGCCATGATTGCAGCGATAGAGGAAGATGTGGCGAAGTATGTGATGAAAGCGCAAATCCGCAACAACCTAAAGCGTGAAGAAGTGGCGAAAGGCCAAGCGGTGCAACCGAAAGAAGGCGGCGGAGAGCCTCCTAAGAAAAAGCCAATGAAGAAAGCAATGGATGTTGGCCGTAATGACGCATGCATTTGTGGAAGTGGCAAAAAATATAAAAACTGCTGCGGCAAATAA
- a CDS encoding YitT family protein: MSRKNRNGYTVNPLYQRVKEYTYVILGSAIVALAFNLFLLPNRVASGGVSGISTILDAVIGWEPGIVQLCFNIPLFLAGVFLLGKQFGLKTLVGTITLPLIVLWTSGMDPATKDPLLGSLFGGIGVGLGLGLVFRGRASTGGTDLAAQIIHKYTGLTLGACVAIIDGLIVISSAFVFNLELGMYALIGLFVTSKTIDFVQVGLGYSKMAIIITKQEAEVKAAILTKIDRGVTKLSAYGGYTETELPVLMCVVDQTEFTKLKQVVRTIDPSAFVVVTNASEVLGEGFKRE; encoded by the coding sequence GTGAGTCGTAAAAATAGAAATGGGTATACAGTAAATCCTCTATATCAGCGTGTAAAAGAATATACATATGTTATCCTCGGTTCTGCCATTGTGGCTTTGGCGTTTAACTTGTTCTTGCTACCTAACAGGGTTGCTTCTGGTGGAGTAAGTGGAATCAGTACCATACTCGATGCTGTCATTGGCTGGGAGCCAGGGATTGTGCAATTGTGCTTTAATATTCCTCTTTTCTTAGCAGGGGTATTTTTATTAGGAAAGCAGTTTGGACTAAAGACCTTAGTAGGAACCATTACTTTACCGCTCATCGTTCTTTGGACAAGTGGAATGGACCCTGCTACAAAGGACCCGCTACTCGGTAGTTTATTTGGTGGAATCGGGGTCGGACTCGGTTTAGGTCTTGTTTTTCGTGGGCGTGCATCCACTGGGGGAACAGACCTTGCTGCGCAAATCATTCACAAGTATACAGGCTTGACGCTTGGTGCATGTGTGGCAATTATTGATGGCCTTATCGTCATTTCATCTGCATTTGTGTTTAATTTAGAGCTTGGAATGTATGCATTGATTGGTCTCTTTGTGACAAGTAAAACGATTGATTTTGTTCAGGTAGGTCTTGGTTATTCGAAAATGGCAATCATCATTACCAAGCAAGAAGCAGAAGTAAAAGCTGCAATTCTTACGAAAATTGACAGAGGAGTTACGAAGCTCTCTGCATATGGCGGTTATACAGAAACGGAACTTCCTGTTTTAATGTGTGTGGTGGACCAAACAGAATTCACAAAATTGAAACAAGTGGTGCGCACCATTGACCCGTCTGCCTTTGTCGTTGTAACGAACGCTTCTGAGGTACTTGGAGAGGGTTTTAAAAGAGAGTAA
- the fliS gene encoding flagellar export chaperone FliS: protein MAMKNPYQAYQQNSVNTASPGELTLMLYNGALKFMKMAKKGIEEKNIEMKNTNLIKAQKIIQELMVTLDTSQEVGKSMMIMYEYMLRRLIDANVKNDVKVVEEVESHMTDFRDAWKQVIQTSRQQAFAQGGQA, encoded by the coding sequence ATGGCAATGAAAAATCCATATCAAGCCTACCAACAGAATTCAGTTAACACCGCTTCCCCTGGGGAGCTGACATTAATGCTATATAACGGCGCCTTAAAATTCATGAAGATGGCAAAAAAAGGGATAGAAGAAAAAAACATCGAGATGAAAAACACCAACTTAATTAAAGCGCAAAAAATTATTCAGGAGCTTATGGTGACGTTGGACACCTCCCAAGAGGTTGGTAAATCAATGATGATTATGTATGAATACATGCTCCGACGGTTAATTGATGCAAATGTTAAAAATGACGTCAAGGTTGTTGAAGAAGTCGAGAGTCATATGACCGATTTCCGTGACGCTTGGAAACAGGTAATTCAGACTTCCCGTCAGCAAGCTTTTGCGCAAGGTGGCCAAGCCTAA
- a CDS encoding CHRD domain-containing protein, whose translation MLKFFIARLRGEEEVPPVRTRAFGIAKFVANKKRDKLKFYLEVNDIENFVQAHIHFGNRGVNGPVLAFLFGADLATLAEQNGISTRRGVVTGIITDEDIVPNDEGIDSVKDLIKAMEKKKTYVNVHTEQNLGGEIRGQIIPLKFHHC comes from the coding sequence ATGCTGAAATTTTTTATTGCTAGATTGAGAGGCGAAGAAGAAGTGCCACCTGTTCGAACGAGAGCATTTGGTATTGCAAAATTTGTGGCCAATAAAAAAAGAGATAAATTGAAGTTTTATCTGGAAGTTAATGATATAGAAAACTTTGTCCAGGCACACATCCATTTTGGAAATCGTGGAGTAAATGGACCTGTCCTAGCATTCCTCTTTGGCGCTGATTTGGCTACACTTGCGGAACAAAATGGCATTTCGACACGACGAGGGGTTGTTACCGGAATAATCACAGATGAGGACATTGTACCAAACGATGAAGGAATCGATTCTGTAAAAGATTTAATCAAAGCTATGGAAAAAAAGAAAACGTATGTAAATGTTCATACGGAACAAAATCTGGGTGGGGAAATCAGAGGCCAAATTATTCCTTTAAAATTCCATCACTGTTAG
- the ftsX gene encoding permease-like cell division protein FtsX, giving the protein MKPRTLSRHLKESGKSLARNGWMTFASVSAVTVTLLLVGVFLVLMMNLNNVASEIENDVQIKVHIDLTAEKADQDKLREQITNLSEVETVDFSSKENELKSLVDSFGEDGSAFELFEQNNPLYDVFIVKTSTPQDTIKVAKKIDSFDHTHKVIYGAETVERLFKVFEIARNIGLALILGLVFTAMFLISNTIKITIFARRKEIEIMKLVGATNGFIRWPFFLEGLWLGVLGSLVPIGLILTSYYYLIDLIQPRVQGTFIQLLPFYPFAFQVIAILVAIGAFIGVWGSMMSVRKFLKV; this is encoded by the coding sequence ATGAAGCCTAGAACTCTGTCAAGGCACCTAAAGGAAAGCGGAAAAAGCTTGGCGCGTAATGGCTGGATGACCTTTGCATCCGTCAGTGCTGTAACGGTAACACTTTTGCTTGTTGGTGTATTTCTTGTCCTGATGATGAACTTGAATAATGTTGCATCTGAAATTGAAAATGATGTACAAATCAAAGTTCATATTGATCTAACGGCAGAAAAAGCTGATCAAGACAAATTGAGAGAGCAAATCACCAATTTATCCGAAGTAGAAACAGTAGATTTCTCTTCTAAAGAAAATGAGCTAAAAAGCTTAGTGGACAGCTTTGGTGAGGATGGCAGTGCGTTTGAACTGTTTGAACAGAATAACCCGCTGTACGATGTCTTTATCGTAAAAACCTCCACTCCTCAAGACACCATAAAGGTTGCAAAAAAAATTGACAGCTTTGACCATACCCATAAGGTCATTTATGGAGCGGAAACGGTAGAAAGACTTTTCAAAGTGTTTGAGATTGCAAGAAACATAGGACTTGCCCTCATTCTTGGCCTTGTTTTTACCGCGATGTTCTTAATATCCAACACCATTAAGATTACTATTTTTGCAAGAAGAAAAGAAATTGAAATTATGAAGCTTGTTGGAGCAACAAACGGATTTATCCGTTGGCCATTTTTCTTAGAAGGGTTGTGGCTGGGAGTTCTGGGATCTCTTGTTCCTATTGGACTTATCCTAACATCCTACTATTATTTAATAGATTTAATACAACCAAGAGTGCAAGGCACATTTATTCAATTACTTCCTTTCTACCCATTTGCATTCCAGGTCATTGCCATACTGGTGGCGATTGGAGCATTTATCGGTGTTTGGGGAAGTATGATGTCTGTTCGCAAATTCCTAAAGGTATAG
- the ftsE gene encoding cell division ATP-binding protein FtsE: MIEMQDVFKKYPNGVQAVDGINIKIKPGEFVYVVGPSGAGKSTFIKMMYREEKPTSGSIIIDGVNLSKLKEKRVPILRRNIGVVFQDFKLLPQLTVYENVAFALEVIEESPKNIKKRVMEVLDLVKLKHKARHLPNELSGGEQQRISIARSIVNNPKVMIADEPTGNLDPDTSWEIMSIFEEINNKGTTIVMATHNREIVNTIKKRVIAIENGRIARDQAEGDYGYEA; this comes from the coding sequence ATGATTGAAATGCAAGATGTTTTTAAAAAATACCCAAACGGCGTACAAGCTGTGGATGGTATCAATATAAAAATTAAACCAGGCGAGTTTGTTTATGTAGTGGGACCGAGTGGAGCAGGAAAGTCCACCTTCATCAAAATGATGTACCGTGAAGAAAAACCAACTAGCGGAAGCATTATTATAGATGGAGTAAATCTTTCAAAGCTTAAAGAAAAGCGAGTTCCAATTTTAAGAAGAAACATCGGAGTTGTCTTTCAGGACTTCAAGCTTTTACCGCAGCTAACGGTTTATGAAAATGTAGCTTTTGCGCTTGAGGTAATTGAAGAAAGCCCGAAAAATATTAAGAAGCGTGTAATGGAAGTGTTAGACCTTGTAAAGCTCAAGCACAAGGCCCGTCATCTTCCAAATGAGCTTTCAGGTGGAGAACAGCAACGTATCTCTATCGCACGTTCCATTGTAAATAACCCAAAAGTGATGATTGCCGATGAGCCAACAGGGAACCTTGATCCTGACACATCATGGGAAATTATGAGCATATTTGAAGAAATCAACAACAAAGGCACAACAATAGTAATGGCTACGCACAACAGAGAGATTGTTAACACCATCAAGAAGCGTGTAATTGCAATTGAAAATGGAAGGATCGCGCGTGACCAGGCAGAGGGGGACTATGGTTATGAAGCCTAG
- the cccB gene encoding cytochrome c551, with the protein MGDLSLKKYFMAFVLGTSLITLAACGGGGNEGKETSGDGEFAMVENAEAEELFNQSCIGCHGGNMEGGSGPSLQKVGSKYSEEEIKNIILNGKGSMPVVINDENEAATLAGWLAEHK; encoded by the coding sequence ATGGGGGACTTATCTTTGAAAAAGTACTTTATGGCATTTGTTTTAGGCACATCCTTAATTACTTTAGCTGCTTGTGGTGGCGGTGGAAATGAAGGCAAGGAAACATCAGGTGACGGCGAGTTCGCGATGGTAGAAAATGCTGAAGCAGAAGAGCTGTTTAATCAAAGCTGTATTGGCTGTCACGGCGGAAACATGGAGGGTGGTAGCGGACCAAGCCTTCAAAAAGTCGGCAGTAAATATAGTGAGGAAGAAATTAAAAACATCATTTTAAATGGTAAAGGATCTATGCCGGTAGTAATTAATGATGAAAATGAAGCGGCAACACTTGCAGGCTGGTTAGCAGAGCATAAATAA
- the prfB gene encoding peptide chain release factor 2 (programmed frameshift): MELVEIRHELEKMAKRLVEFRGSLDLEAKERRIAELDNEMSNPEFWNNQNEAQAIINEANAMKEPVAQFHELSENYENLQLTYELVKEEPDADLQAELASEIKTVAEDFNKFELQLLLSGEHDKNNAILELHPGAGGTESQDWGSLLLRMYTRWAERKGFKVETLDYLPGDEAGIKSVTLLIKGHNAYGYLKAEKGVHRLVRISPFDSSGRRHTSFVSCEVMPEFDDNIEIDIRTEDLKIDTYRASGAGGQHINTTDSAVRITHTPTGVVVTCQTERSQIKNRERAMKMLQAKLYQKKLDEQQAELDEIRGEQKDIGWGSQIRSYVFHPYSMVKDHRTSFEVGNTQAVMDGDLDPFIDAYLRSKL; this comes from the exons ATGGAATTAGTAGAAATTCGGCACGAGTTAGAAAAAATGGCTAAGCGATTAGTTGAATTTAGGGGGTCCCTT GACTTAGAGGCAAAGGAACGCCGTATTGCAGAGTTAGATAATGAAATGTCCAATCCGGAATTTTGGAACAATCAAAATGAGGCTCAAGCGATAATTAATGAAGCAAATGCAATGAAAGAACCAGTAGCGCAGTTTCATGAATTAAGCGAGAACTATGAAAACCTGCAGTTAACATATGAGCTTGTAAAAGAAGAGCCAGATGCTGACCTTCAAGCAGAACTGGCAAGTGAGATAAAAACGGTAGCTGAAGATTTTAATAAATTTGAGCTTCAATTATTACTAAGTGGCGAGCATGATAAAAACAATGCCATTTTAGAACTGCACCCAGGAGCAGGTGGTACGGAATCGCAGGACTGGGGCTCCTTGCTCCTTCGCATGTACACGCGCTGGGCAGAGCGTAAAGGCTTTAAAGTCGAAACACTCGATTACCTTCCAGGTGATGAAGCTGGTATCAAGAGTGTTACCTTGTTAATCAAAGGGCATAACGCCTATGGATATTTAAAAGCAGAAAAAGGTGTACACCGCCTTGTGCGCATCTCGCCGTTTGACTCCTCCGGGCGCCGTCATACTTCCTTTGTCTCCTGTGAAGTAATGCCGGAATTTGATGACAATATTGAAATTGATATTCGCACAGAAGACTTGAAAATTGATACGTATCGCGCAAGTGGTGCGGGTGGACAGCACATCAACACCACCGACTCTGCTGTTCGTATCACTCACACGCCAACAGGAGTAGTCGTAACCTGCCAAACGGAACGTTCGCAAATTAAGAACCGTGAGCGTGCGATGAAAATGTTGCAGGCTAAACTTTATCAAAAGAAGCTGGATGAGCAACAAGCGGAGCTCGATGAAATTCGTGGCGAACAAAAAGATATCGGCTGGGGCTCGCAAATCCGTTCTTACGTGTTCCATCCATATTCTATGGTAAAAGATCATCGAACAAGTTTCGAGGTCGGTAATACGCAAGCAGTGATGGACGGCGATTTAGATCCATTCATTGATGCATATTTGCGTTCAAAATTGTAA
- a CDS encoding cell wall-binding repeat-containing protein: MLKSKFFVVVLAFVFALSSLGATYTHASSSYFADANLETAVKDSLDVDTLTEESFAEFFELNATDYGITSLQGLETRGTNLEYVSLDNNKIKDVSPLQKLTNIGFLDLSFNAIENIKPLVGLSETFLFLSYNNISDLSAFKGKKSVLLDLSGNNITDLSPLKDVKEGFIDISENPLNEASLALIKELENQDGLTIFHDGSKFVDRLSGKSRFETAVAISESIWFEADTVVIANGLNFPDALAGGPLAYSLNAPILLTRPDSLHAATKDEILRLGAKNVVILGGEAAISKKVENQLKALSKNMSVKRIAGADRYETAKKIADEMGTKHEEVVVVSGRNFPDALSIAPYAAMNNLPILLVAPDKVPASTKTVLKNASNTLVIGGYAAVGKSLEKQFKNPYRISGANRYETAALVMEELEMDPTYVYVANGRGFADALTGSVLAGMFESPLLLVNPDEAPEATMDVVEAYNINNFTILGGEASVPEFVVEQLLR; encoded by the coding sequence GTGTTGAAAAGCAAATTTTTTGTCGTTGTTCTAGCCTTTGTTTTTGCTTTATCATCTTTGGGGGCAACTTATACCCATGCAAGCAGCTCTTACTTTGCTGATGCGAACCTCGAAACTGCTGTAAAAGACAGCCTTGATGTGGACACACTAACGGAGGAAAGCTTTGCTGAGTTTTTCGAGCTAAATGCAACGGATTATGGAATTACTAGTTTACAAGGTTTAGAGACTCGTGGGACAAACCTTGAGTATGTATCATTAGATAATAACAAAATTAAAGATGTTTCACCTCTTCAAAAACTAACAAATATTGGATTTTTAGACCTTTCCTTTAATGCTATCGAGAACATTAAACCATTGGTTGGTCTTTCTGAAACATTCCTTTTCTTGTCATACAACAACATTTCAGATTTATCAGCTTTTAAAGGGAAAAAATCTGTTTTACTTGACCTTTCCGGAAACAACATAACAGACCTTTCTCCATTGAAAGATGTAAAAGAAGGTTTCATTGATATTTCAGAAAATCCATTGAATGAAGCGTCACTTGCACTTATTAAGGAACTTGAGAATCAGGATGGTTTAACCATTTTCCATGATGGTTCTAAATTCGTTGACCGCCTTTCAGGTAAATCTAGATTTGAAACAGCAGTTGCTATTTCAGAATCTATTTGGTTTGAAGCTGATACAGTTGTCATTGCAAACGGTTTAAACTTTCCTGATGCTCTTGCAGGTGGACCACTTGCTTACTCTCTAAATGCACCAATCTTATTAACTCGCCCAGATTCTTTGCACGCTGCAACAAAGGACGAGATTCTACGTCTAGGTGCAAAAAATGTAGTCATCCTTGGTGGCGAGGCAGCAATTTCTAAAAAAGTTGAAAATCAACTAAAAGCATTAAGCAAAAACATGTCTGTTAAACGTATTGCCGGTGCTGACCGCTATGAAACTGCAAAGAAAATTGCAGATGAAATGGGCACAAAACATGAGGAAGTAGTAGTCGTAAGTGGCAGAAACTTCCCTGATGCTCTTTCCATTGCACCTTATGCAGCAATGAATAATCTACCAATTTTGTTGGTTGCTCCTGATAAGGTTCCTGCTTCAACAAAAACAGTTTTAAAAAATGCATCTAACACACTTGTAATTGGTGGTTACGCAGCTGTTGGTAAAAGCCTAGAAAAACAATTCAAAAATCCATATCGTATTTCTGGTGCAAACCGCTATGAAACTGCTGCGCTAGTTATGGAAGAATTAGAAATGGACCCAACTTACGTTTACGTAGCGAACGGTCGTGGATTTGCCGATGCATTAACAGGATCTGTACTTGCAGGCATGTTTGAATCTCCTTTACTATTGGTAAATCCTGACGAAGCTCCTGAAGCTACTATGGATGTAGTAGAAGCTTACAATATCAACAACTTTACGATTCTTGGTGGAGAAGCTTCTGTACCTGAGTTTGTGGTTGAGCAACTTTTAAGATAA
- a CDS encoding murein hydrolase activator EnvC, giving the protein MRRKFGIVAIAAVIGFSGFFSSGLTEKVSANEMQERLEDVKKQRWNNDSTKSKKQEEVKELEAEKKDLEQEIKRLDLAVSETKGKISAKKEEIDTTRKEIEKLKEEIKVLKERIEKRNELLEDRARSFQEGGGAVNYLDVLLGAQSFGDFIDRVGAVATIVQADRDILKAHQDDLKLLEEKEQEVREQLLSLEQQLVDLENMEAELQSQIKEKDKVMHKLVIKVEETQSQIYELENEAEVLAAQEKAIRAEIKAAEERARREAEERRKAEERRKAEEAAARAKQANSGGSSSPETVSSPPPAPSNSTWIRPATGRVSDSFGTRGGNHFGVDISKRGQPGAVPIVASAPGTIFQSYYSDSYGYVVFITHYINGQTWTTVYAHLEAQGLPAGTSVSQGQTIGYMGNTGFSTGPHLHFELHKGSWNGSKSNAVNPAHYINF; this is encoded by the coding sequence ATGAGAAGAAAGTTTGGTATCGTTGCTATTGCCGCAGTTATTGGCTTTTCTGGATTTTTCTCTTCCGGTCTAACAGAAAAGGTATCTGCCAATGAAATGCAGGAACGACTGGAAGATGTAAAAAAGCAAAGATGGAACAATGATTCTACTAAATCGAAAAAACAAGAAGAGGTAAAAGAGCTTGAAGCTGAGAAAAAAGATCTCGAGCAAGAAATTAAGCGCTTAGACCTAGCTGTTTCTGAGACAAAAGGTAAAATCAGTGCCAAAAAAGAAGAAATCGACACAACTCGTAAGGAAATTGAAAAGTTAAAAGAAGAAATCAAGGTCCTTAAAGAAAGAATTGAAAAGAGAAATGAGCTTCTAGAAGATCGCGCTCGTTCCTTCCAAGAGGGTGGAGGAGCCGTAAACTATTTAGATGTTTTACTAGGTGCACAAAGCTTTGGTGATTTTATTGACCGTGTTGGAGCGGTAGCAACCATTGTACAAGCAGATCGTGATATTCTAAAAGCTCATCAAGATGACTTGAAGCTACTTGAAGAAAAAGAGCAAGAAGTCCGGGAACAATTATTGTCCCTTGAACAACAATTAGTCGATTTAGAAAATATGGAAGCTGAGCTGCAAAGCCAAATCAAAGAAAAAGATAAAGTAATGCACAAGCTTGTTATTAAAGTGGAAGAAACACAATCACAAATTTATGAATTAGAAAACGAAGCAGAAGTACTTGCTGCTCAAGAAAAAGCAATTCGTGCGGAAATTAAGGCAGCAGAAGAAAGAGCGAGAAGAGAAGCAGAAGAGCGCAGAAAAGCAGAAGAACGCAGAAAAGCGGAAGAAGCTGCAGCACGTGCCAAACAAGCAAACTCTGGTGGTTCTTCAAGTCCAGAAACAGTTTCTTCTCCACCACCAGCACCATCCAATAGTACGTGGATTCGTCCAGCTACAGGCAGAGTATCTGACTCATTTGGTACTCGTGGAGGAAATCACTTTGGAGTAGATATTAGTAAAAGAGGTCAACCAGGCGCTGTTCCTATTGTAGCTTCAGCTCCAGGAACGATCTTCCAATCCTATTATTCTGACTCCTATGGATATGTAGTATTCATCACGCATTACATCAATGGCCAAACGTGGACAACTGTGTATGCCCACTTGGAAGCTCAAGGCTTACCAGCTGGTACAAGCGTGTCACAGGGTCAAACAATTGGATATATGGGGAACACTGGTTTCTCCACAGGTCCTCACTTACACTTTGAGCTTCACAAAGGCTCTTGGAACGGATCAAAATCCAACGCAGTTAACCCTGCTCACTACATTAATTTCTAA
- the raiA gene encoding ribosome-associated translation inhibitor RaiA has protein sequence MKYNVRGENIEVTPAIRDYVENKIGKIERYFDSTDNAESKVNLKVYNNQQKIEVTIPMTGLVLRAEESHEDLYAAIDLVVDKLERQIRKHKTKVNRKLRDTGSPKYLFNEVIDNGAPASVAVADEEDEADLVRTKRYNLKPMDSEEAILQMNLLGHNFFVFLNAETNETNVVYKRNDGKYGLIESY, from the coding sequence ATGAAGTACAACGTTCGCGGCGAAAACATTGAGGTAACTCCAGCAATCCGGGATTATGTAGAAAATAAGATCGGAAAGATTGAACGCTATTTTGATTCCACTGACAATGCAGAAAGTAAAGTAAACTTGAAAGTTTACAACAACCAACAAAAAATTGAAGTAACCATTCCTATGACAGGCCTTGTCTTACGAGCAGAAGAAAGTCACGAAGATTTATACGCAGCGATTGACCTTGTCGTAGATAAATTAGAAAGACAAATCCGAAAACATAAAACCAAGGTGAACCGTAAGCTGAGAGATACGGGATCGCCTAAATACTTGTTTAACGAAGTTATTGATAACGGTGCTCCAGCGAGTGTAGCGGTGGCGGATGAAGAAGACGAAGCAGATTTAGTTCGTACGAAGCGCTACAACTTGAAGCCAATGGATAGCGAGGAAGCCATCCTACAAATGAACTTACTTGGTCACAACTTCTTCGTATTCCTGAATGCGGAAACGAACGAAACAAATGTGGTGTACAAACGAAATGACGGAAAATATGGTTTAATTGAATCCTACTAA